From the Micromonospora sediminicola genome, one window contains:
- a CDS encoding MerR family transcriptional regulator, which produces MDIGIREKSLSVGEAAERVGLTTYTLRWYEQEGLVAPVGRDSAGRRRYTDDDVSWLFLLTRLRRTGMPVRDMRRYAELARQGDRTLGARRALFEAHRARVLARMAELTEDLTVLDHKIDAYRRAEEELG; this is translated from the coding sequence GTGGACATCGGTATCCGGGAGAAGAGCCTCAGCGTGGGCGAGGCGGCGGAGCGGGTCGGCCTGACCACCTACACGCTGCGCTGGTACGAGCAGGAGGGGCTGGTCGCCCCCGTCGGGCGGGACTCGGCGGGTCGGCGGCGCTACACCGACGACGACGTCAGTTGGCTGTTCCTGCTCACCCGGCTGCGCCGCACCGGGATGCCGGTGCGGGACATGCGCCGCTACGCCGAGCTGGCCCGGCAGGGTGATCGCACGCTCGGCGCGCGGCGGGCGCTGTTCGAGGCGCACCGGGCCCGCGTGCTGGCCCGGATGGCCGAACTGACCGAGGACCTGACGGTCCTCGACCACAAGATCGACGCGTACCGGAGGGCGGAGGAGGAACTGGGCTGA
- the hisI gene encoding phosphoribosyl-AMP cyclohydrolase, producing MPASDAPVTGAPARSGGAAAPGPARPSRLDPAIAAKLRRTPDGLVAAVVRAHDSGEVLMVAWMDDEALHRTLTTGRATYWSRSRGEYWVKGATSGHHQYVRSVALDCDGDALLVSVEQVGAACHTGHRTCFFTDLPVSSPESTP from the coding sequence GTGCCCGCCTCTGACGCGCCGGTGACCGGCGCCCCCGCCCGCTCCGGCGGCGCCGCGGCCCCCGGCCCGGCCCGCCCCTCCCGGCTCGACCCGGCCATCGCGGCCAAGCTGCGCCGCACCCCCGACGGCCTGGTCGCCGCCGTGGTCCGCGCGCACGACTCGGGTGAGGTGCTGATGGTCGCCTGGATGGACGACGAGGCGCTGCACCGCACGCTCACCACCGGCCGGGCCACCTACTGGTCGCGCAGCCGGGGGGAATACTGGGTCAAGGGCGCCACCTCCGGCCACCACCAGTACGTCCGCTCGGTGGCGCTCGACTGCGACGGCGACGCGCTGCTGGTCAGCGTGGAGCAGGTCGGCGCGGCCTGCCACACCGGGCACCGCACCTGCTTCTTCACCGACCTGCCGGTCAGCTCGCCGGAGTCGACCCCGTGA